Part of the Pseudomonas sp. ADAK13 genome is shown below.
AAGGAACTGGGCGCCCGCGGGATTACCGTCAACACCCTGGCCCCCGGCGCGATTGCCACTGATTTCAGCGGCGGCGTGGTGCGGGACAACCCGGACGTGAACGCCATGGTCGCCAACAACACCGCCCTGGGTCGCGCGGGCTTGCCGGATGACATTGGCGGGGCGATCTCCACCCTGCTGGCCGACGGCAGCAACTGGATCACCGGGCAACGGGTCGAAGCCTCCGGCGGGATGTTTCTGTAACCCGGTCTGATTCTCCGCTAGCATCAATGCTTTCGGATACCTGACAGGCAATCACCCATGAGTTTTGATCCAGGACTGGCCGGCGGCATGGGCGTACTGGCCGCGGTGGTCGACAGCGGCAGTTTTGCCCGCGCCGCCGACAGCCTGGAGATGACGCCTTCGGGGGTCAGCCGGGCGATTTCCCGGTTGGAAAAACGCTTGGGCATCCGCCTGTTCGACCGCACGACCCGCTCGGTGCAATTGACCGACGAGGGCCGGCGCTTCTACCAGGAAATCGCCCCGCTGCTGGCCGGCCTGGAAGAGGCCGCCAGCTCGGCGGCCGACAGCGCCCTGACGGTACGCGGACGGCTGCGGGTGAATATCGACCCGTACTTCTCGCGGCTGGTGCTGGGGCCGGTGCTCGGTGAATTCATGGGCCAATACCCGCAGCTGCAGTTGGACCTGCACACGCGGGATCAGCTCGGGGACCTGGTGGCGGATGGCTTTGACCTGGCCATCCGTTTTGGCATTCCGCAATCCTCCTCGTTGATCGCCCGCAAGCTGATGGAGGTGCGGGTGCTGACGTTGGCCTCGCCGGCTT
Proteins encoded:
- a CDS encoding LysR family transcriptional regulator, with the protein product MSFDPGLAGGMGVLAAVVDSGSFARAADSLEMTPSGVSRAISRLEKRLGIRLFDRTTRSVQLTDEGRRFYQEIAPLLAGLEEAASSAADSALTVRGRLRVNIDPYFSRLVLGPVLGEFMGQYPQLQLDLHTRDQLGDLVADGFDLAIRFGIPQSSSLIARKLMEVRVLTLASPAYLQRHGRPAHPLDLEDGQHVCIDFRDSQTGRPFGWEFHRPGEQVNVATRGRLVVNDAGTLYSVCEHGHAVAQMLDLGLTPALESGALVELFPDWPDERFPLYAFYPSRHLPAAKVRAFLDFVASLHPL